The following proteins come from a genomic window of Dongia rigui:
- a CDS encoding NAD(P)H-dependent flavin oxidoreductase, whose translation MKALKPLLISGREVLPLIEGGKGISVSNGQSSGAWALAGGVGTFSGVNADSYDENGKPIPQLYHGKTRRERHEELLNYAIKGGIAQARIAHDCMGGNGRLHINVLWEMGGAERVLHGVLEGAKGLIHGVTCGAGMPYRIAEICAQYNVHYYPIVSSARAFRALWKRAYHKFSHLLGGVVYEDPWLAGGHNGLSNVEDPTKPQPPYERVRELRQTMRDECGLAETPIIMAGGVWCLREWEDWLENPELGPIAFQFGTRPLLTQESPISDAWKKRLVTLKKGDVFLNRFSPTGFYSSAVNNDFIQELRQRSEHQIAYSQHKVGEHDWPLAIGARGREVFVTAADKLRAEEWIRAGFSEALRTPESTLIFVTREKADEILKDQIDCMGCLSACNFSNWAQNEAGTTGHKADPRSFCIQKTLQEISHSDKFEDQLMFAGHNAYRFRDDPFYANGFVPTVKQLVERLVTGD comes from the coding sequence GTGAAAGCACTGAAGCCGCTGCTGATTTCGGGACGCGAAGTCCTGCCGCTCATTGAAGGCGGCAAGGGCATCTCCGTGTCGAACGGTCAATCGTCGGGCGCCTGGGCGCTCGCTGGCGGTGTCGGTACTTTTTCCGGCGTAAATGCCGATTCCTATGACGAGAACGGCAAGCCCATCCCGCAGCTTTATCACGGCAAGACCCGGCGCGAGCGCCATGAGGAACTCCTCAATTACGCGATCAAGGGCGGCATCGCCCAGGCCCGGATCGCGCATGACTGCATGGGCGGCAACGGTCGCCTGCACATCAATGTGCTGTGGGAGATGGGCGGTGCCGAACGCGTGCTGCACGGCGTGCTCGAAGGCGCCAAGGGGCTGATCCACGGTGTCACCTGCGGCGCCGGTATGCCCTATCGCATCGCCGAGATCTGCGCGCAGTACAATGTCCATTATTACCCGATCGTCTCCTCGGCCCGTGCCTTCCGGGCCCTGTGGAAGCGCGCCTATCACAAGTTCAGCCATCTGCTGGGTGGTGTGGTCTATGAAGACCCGTGGCTGGCCGGCGGCCATAACGGTCTGTCGAATGTCGAGGACCCGACCAAGCCGCAGCCGCCCTATGAGCGCGTGCGCGAGCTCCGCCAGACCATGCGCGACGAATGCGGCCTTGCCGAGACGCCGATCATCATGGCGGGCGGCGTCTGGTGCTTGCGCGAATGGGAAGACTGGTTGGAGAACCCGGAATTGGGGCCGATTGCCTTCCAGTTCGGCACGCGGCCTTTGCTCACCCAGGAAAGCCCGATATCGGATGCCTGGAAGAAGCGCCTGGTGACGCTGAAAAAGGGCGATGTGTTCCTCAATCGTTTCAGCCCCACCGGTTTCTATTCGTCGGCGGTCAATAACGACTTCATCCAGGAACTGCGGCAGCGTTCGGAACACCAGATCGCCTATTCGCAGCACAAGGTGGGCGAGCATGACTGGCCGCTGGCCATCGGTGCCCGCGGCCGCGAGGTGTTTGTGACGGCGGCCGACAAGCTCCGTGCCGAGGAATGGATTCGCGCCGGCTTCAGCGAGGCCTTGCGCACCCCGGAATCGACCCTCATTTTCGTGACACGGGAAAAAGCCGACGAGATCTTGAAGGACCAGATCGATTGCATGGGGTGTCTCTCCGCCTGCAATTTCTCGAACTGGGCCCAGAACGAGGCCGGGACGACGGGCCACAAGGCCGATCCCAGGAGCTTCTGCATCCAGAAGACGCTGCAGGAAATCAGCCATTCCGACAAGTTCGAGGACCAGTTGATGTTCGCCGGCCACAACGCCTATCGCTTCCGCGACGATCCCTTCTATGCGAACGGCTTCGTGCCGACCGTGAAGCAGCTGGTCGAGCGGCTGGTCACGGGCGACTGA
- the ugpQ gene encoding glycerophosphodiester phosphodiesterase has protein sequence MPIRALSLPKVIGHRGAAEAAPENTLAGFREAKRQGATWVEFDAKLSADNRAFLLHDDNIDRTSNAAGPARALSYDEIRLLDAGSWKNARFAGEKMPLLAEALSLFAQEDIQFNLELKPCPGRARETAKLILEELAHLWPAGKPKPLISSFVLECLEIARDTAPELPRGLLLEDHAANWLDLAQNLKADTVNIWDQTATAEWVAEIKAEGYGLLVYTVNDAARAKQLIGWGVDGVFTDAPARILAAVGQ, from the coding sequence ATGCCAATACGCGCACTTTCCCTGCCAAAGGTGATCGGCCATCGCGGTGCTGCCGAGGCGGCGCCCGAGAACACATTGGCAGGCTTCCGCGAAGCCAAGCGCCAGGGTGCGACCTGGGTCGAGTTCGACGCCAAGCTGTCGGCCGACAACCGCGCCTTCCTGCTCCATGACGACAACATCGACCGCACCAGCAATGCGGCGGGCCCAGCACGCGCCCTCTCCTATGACGAGATTCGCCTGCTCGATGCCGGCAGCTGGAAGAATGCGCGCTTTGCCGGCGAGAAGATGCCGCTGCTCGCCGAAGCGCTGTCGCTGTTTGCGCAGGAAGACATCCAGTTCAATCTGGAATTGAAACCCTGCCCCGGTCGTGCCCGCGAAACAGCCAAGCTCATTCTTGAAGAACTGGCGCATCTGTGGCCGGCGGGCAAGCCCAAGCCGCTGATTTCGAGCTTCGTGCTCGAATGCCTGGAGATCGCCCGCGACACGGCGCCGGAACTCCCGCGTGGCCTGCTGCTGGAGGATCACGCGGCCAATTGGCTGGATCTGGCGCAGAACCTCAAGGCCGATACGGTGAATATCTGGGATCAGACGGCGACAGCGGAATGGGTGGCGGAGATCAAGGCGGAAGGCTATGGCCTGCTGGTCTACACCGTTAACGACGCCGCCCGCGCCAAGCAATTGATCGGTTGGGGCGTCGACGGCGTTTTCACCGACGCGCCGGCCCGCATCTTGGCGGCGGTCGGCCAATAA
- the pnp gene encoding polyribonucleotide nucleotidyltransferase, translating into MFKIYRKELMWGGRKLTLETGRIARQADGAVLATYGETVVLCTAVGAKSPKPGVDFFPLTVNYQEKTFAAGKIPGGFFKREGRPTEKEVLTSRLIDRPIRPLFHETYRNETQVVCTTLSHDLENDPDIVALIGASAALTISGIPFLGPIGAARVGYINGEYVLNPKRSDLPNSKLDLVLAGTSEGVLMVESEAQELSEDVMLGAVNFGFKEFQPVINAIIELAEQCAKDPRELTAPDAAAVEIFGALKAQFSDKLAEAYRETAKQARTDKVAAVKDEAKKTLGTDDKKVELVGKQFKELEKDIVRGNILKTGLRIDGRDTKTVRPITAEVGVLPRAHGSALFTRGETQALVVTTLGTGDDEQIIDALDGEYRETFMLHYNFPPYSTGEAGRMGSPGRREIGHGKLAWRAVHPLLPAKEAFPYTIRVVSEITESNGSSSMATVCGSSLAMMDAGVPLSRPIAGIAMGLIKEKDGYAVLSDILGDEDHLGDMDFKVAGTSEGITALQMDIKITSITAEIMKIALAQAKDGRLHILGEMAKGLTGAREGVNENAPRITVINIPKDKIREVIGQGGKVIREICEVTGAKVDIEDDGTIKVAAVDSKAGEAAINWIRGIVAEPEAGVIYDGKVVKLMDFGAFVNFLGSKDGLVHISELAAHRVKQVSDVVEVGQAVKVKVLGMDDRGKVKLSMRVVDQATGADISEDIAKADAERRAQRDAERGPRSERADS; encoded by the coding sequence ATGTTTAAGATCTATCGCAAAGAACTGATGTGGGGCGGCCGCAAGTTGACCCTCGAGACCGGCCGCATCGCGCGCCAGGCTGACGGCGCCGTGCTCGCCACCTATGGCGAAACCGTCGTGCTGTGCACCGCCGTCGGCGCCAAGTCGCCCAAGCCCGGCGTCGACTTCTTCCCGCTGACCGTCAACTACCAGGAAAAGACGTTCGCTGCCGGCAAGATCCCGGGCGGCTTCTTCAAGCGCGAGGGCCGTCCGACCGAGAAGGAAGTGCTGACCAGCCGCCTGATCGATCGCCCGATCCGTCCGCTGTTCCATGAAACCTATCGCAACGAGACCCAGGTCGTCTGCACGACCTTGTCCCATGATCTCGAGAACGATCCCGACATCGTCGCCTTGATCGGCGCCTCGGCCGCCCTCACCATCTCCGGCATCCCGTTCCTGGGGCCGATCGGTGCGGCGCGCGTCGGCTACATCAACGGCGAATATGTGCTCAACCCGAAGCGTTCGGATCTGCCGAACTCGAAGCTCGACCTCGTCCTCGCCGGCACCTCGGAAGGCGTGCTGATGGTGGAATCGGAAGCCCAGGAGCTTTCGGAAGACGTCATGCTCGGTGCCGTCAATTTCGGCTTCAAGGAATTCCAGCCGGTGATCAACGCGATCATCGAACTGGCCGAGCAATGCGCCAAGGACCCGCGCGAGCTCACCGCCCCGGATGCCGCCGCCGTCGAGATCTTCGGCGCGCTGAAGGCGCAGTTCAGCGACAAGCTCGCTGAAGCCTATCGCGAGACCGCCAAGCAGGCGCGCACCGACAAGGTCGCCGCCGTGAAGGACGAAGCCAAGAAGACGCTGGGCACCGACGACAAGAAGGTCGAGCTGGTCGGCAAGCAGTTCAAGGAACTGGAAAAGGACATCGTTCGCGGCAACATCCTGAAGACCGGCCTGCGCATCGACGGCCGCGACACCAAGACCGTCCGCCCGATCACGGCGGAAGTCGGCGTCCTGCCGCGCGCCCACGGCTCGGCGCTGTTCACCCGCGGTGAGACCCAGGCCCTCGTGGTCACCACGCTCGGCACCGGCGATGACGAACAGATCATCGACGCGCTGGACGGCGAATACCGCGAAACCTTCATGCTGCATTACAACTTCCCCCCCTATTCGACCGGTGAAGCCGGCCGCATGGGTTCGCCGGGCCGCCGCGAAATCGGCCATGGCAAGCTCGCCTGGCGCGCGGTGCATCCGCTGCTCCCGGCCAAGGAAGCCTTCCCCTACACGATCCGCGTCGTTTCCGAGATCACGGAATCGAACGGCTCGTCGTCGATGGCGACCGTTTGCGGTTCGTCGCTGGCGATGATGGATGCGGGCGTGCCGCTCAGCCGTCCGATCGCCGGCATCGCCATGGGCCTGATCAAGGAAAAGGACGGCTATGCCGTTCTCTCCGACATCCTGGGCGACGAAGATCACCTCGGCGACATGGATTTCAAGGTGGCTGGTACCAGCGAGGGCATCACCGCCCTGCAGATGGACATCAAGATCACCTCGATCACGGCCGAGATCATGAAGATCGCCCTCGCCCAGGCGAAGGACGGTCGTCTCCACATCCTCGGCGAGATGGCCAAGGGCCTGACCGGCGCCCGCGAAGGCGTCAACGAGAACGCCCCGCGCATCACCGTGATCAACATCCCGAAGGACAAGATCCGCGAAGTCATCGGCCAGGGCGGCAAGGTCATCCGCGAAATCTGCGAAGTGACCGGCGCCAAGGTCGACATCGAAGACGACGGCACGATCAAGGTTGCGGCGGTCGATTCCAAGGCCGGCGAAGCCGCCATCAACTGGATCCGCGGCATCGTTGCCGAGCCGGAAGCCGGTGTCATCTATGACGGCAAGGTCGTCAAGCTGATGGATTTCGGTGCCTTCGTGAACTTCCTGGGCAGCAAGGACGGCCTCGTCCATATCAGCGAACTTGCCGCGCACCGCGTCAAGCAGGTCTCGGACGTCGTCGAGGTCGGCCAGGCGGTGAAGGTGAAGGTGCTGGGCATGGACGATCGCGGCAAGGTGAAGCTGTCGATGCGCGTCGTCGATCAAGCGACCGGCGCCGACATCTCGGAGGACATCGCCAAGGCCGATGCCGAGCGCCGCGCCCAGCGCGATGCCGAGCGCGGCCCGCGCTCCGAGCGCGCCGATTCGTAA
- the rpsO gene encoding 30S ribosomal protein S15, with product MSITADRKQEVLKEFAQAANDTGSPEVQVALLTERIKNLTEHLQSHDKDFHSRRGLLVMVGQRRRLLDYLKKKNNKRYLDIVSKLGLRR from the coding sequence ATGTCGATCACTGCCGATCGTAAGCAGGAAGTTCTGAAGGAATTCGCCCAGGCCGCCAACGACACCGGCTCGCCCGAGGTACAGGTCGCGCTCCTCACCGAGCGGATCAAGAATCTGACCGAGCATCTGCAGAGCCATGACAAGGATTTCCATTCGCGTCGTGGTCTGCTGGTCATGGTCGGCCAGCGCCGCCGACTGCTCGACTACTTGAAGAAGAAGAACAACAAGCGCTACCTGGACATCGTGTCAAAGCTGGGTCTGCGCCGCTAA